From Halorientalis litorea:
CGCGGTCTTTCGCGTAGTCCAGCGCCGTCTGGAAACTGTCCCGTGCCGCCCCGATGGCTCCCCACGCGATGCCGTAGCGCGCTTGCGTGAGACACGACAGCGGCCCGTTCATCCCCTGCACGTCCGGCAAGACGTTCTCCTCGGGGACGAAGACGTTCTGCAGGCTGATTTCGCCCGTGATGGACGCACGGAGCGAGAGTTTCTCGTCGATTTTGTTGGTGGTGACGCCGTCGCGGTCGGTTTCGACGAGGAACCCACGCACCGGCGTGTCGGGGTCGGAGGTGTCACGTGCCCAGACGACGGCCACGTCCGAAATCGGGGAGTTGGTAATCCACGTCTTCGCGCCGTTGAGCACGTAGCCGCCGTCGGCGGCTTCCGCCCGGGTCTCCATGGCCGTGGGGTTCGAGCCGTGCTGGGGTTCGGTCAGGCCGAAACAGCCCACCGCCTCGCCCGTCCCGAGTTTGGGGAGCCACTCGTCTTTCTGCGCCTCGCTCCCGAAGGCGTGAATCGGGTACATGACCAGCGCGCCCTGCACCGAGGCCATCGAGCGCAGCCCCGAGTCACACGCCTCCAACTCCTGCATGAGCAGGCCGTAGGCCTTCTCGCTGACGTTGGGCAGGCCGTAGCCCTCAAGGTTCGGGGCGTAAAAACGGTAGTGTTCAGATTAGCTGATTCCATGCGAAGGCAAACGATTGGAGCCAGTCGTCAGCTGTGTCTCGCTCGGCGTTGCTGAAACAGTTTGAGAACGAAGAAGTACGTCGTTTTACCTCACGAAAGACACGTTCGACACTGTTCCGATTTCCATGACGTTCATATCTGAAATCGAGGCCGTGTCGTTGACAGGCGTCTTTCAGCGGGGCGGCACCATCGACGAGAAACACGGCGTCGTCGACGGCGTGTTTCTCGCGGAGTTCGGCAAAGAACGCGTGAGCGAAAGCGTTTGTTCTCACTGGCTCAAGCTTTGTATGGAGTAATTCGTTCGTGTCAGGATCGACGGCGGCGTACAGCCAGTAGCGCTCGTCGTCAAGCTGGATCACAGTTTCGTCGACCGCAACGTGATCTGGCTGGCGTCCATCCTGGGGCTGTAGATCGGCCTTGTGAACCCAGTTGTGAACAGTGGATCGTGCGCGTTGGACACCGAATACATCAAGAAACGAAACAGTATTCGAAAGCGAGAGTCCAGCAAGATGCAACTGAATACTGAGTTTCATCAGCAGTTGCGGTGTCGCTTCGCGCTCCACAAACTCTAACTCGATCTGGTCTAAACAGCCGTTGAGGCGGTCGGTTTTTGGCATAGAGCACTAAAAACCGCATCCGCCTCACCTTTCAAGCTTATCTGAACACCGCCGTAAAAACCCATCTCGCCCATCTCCGGGATGAGGTCGGTCAGGAAGGTACCCTCGATCCAGTGGTCACCGATGTCCGGTGTGACGTTCTCTTCGACGAACTCTCGGGCGGTCTCCTGTATCATCCGCTCTTCGTCCGAGAGGTCCGACTCCAAGTTCACGTAGTCGAGCATTACGAGGAACCAGATGTCGCAGAGGATATAATTTTTTGGATTTTATCCATACTTAGCTATTTTTCTCGTATAATATCTAATCAAGACTCCTGCATCGCTAGCTGGCTCCGAACGGACAGGACCGGGAGTCATCCTCTGAGAGGAGTAGATGGGTGTCCGGTTCGGCACCGAACCGCCGGATGTCGTCGGGAGTCCGTAACGGACCCGGTTGTTTTTTCTTCCATATAGTCCCTTATTCTTGGATTAGGTACGAAATTGCGAAGGTATTATATACAATGGTGTAAAACAGCGTGGCAGGTATGCGAGATAACATCAAGAACACGATTGACCGGCGGAACTTCGTGAAGGCGGCGGGATTGACGAGCACACTCGGTGTCGCAGGGGTGTCCGGGTGTCTCGGGGGCGGGGAGTCAGACCAAGGGAGAGACACGTTCAAGTTCGGTGCGGTGACGTCGCTGTCCGGTGACCTCCGGTTCGGTGGCGAGGTGACGCGCCGTGGGTACGACCTCTGGAAGAAGACGGTCAACGACAACGGCGGCATCGAGATAGACGGCAGCAGTTACGAAGTCGAACTGACCTACGCGGATGCACAGTCCGACCCGAGCACCGGTGCCGACGCGGCGTCACAGATGATTAACAACGAGGGCGTCGACGCGGTGCTGGGCCCGTACTCCAGTAACGTGACGCTGGCGGTGGCACCCATCATGGAGAAAAACCAGACGCCGCACATCACCGGGAGTGCCGAGTCGCCGCGTATCTGGGGAGAGCAGTACAACCACACGTTCGGGACCGTCCCGGCGGTGACCCAGATTGCACGGCAGACGGCCGACGAGATTCTGTCGCTCGACCCGGCGGCCGAGTCGGTGTACGTGAGCGGCGTGAACGGGCCGTTCTCGGAGGCGACGGCGAGCGCGATGCGGGCCGCCGCCGAGGACCGGAACGTCGAGGTGCTCGATTACAGCCTGAACCCGTCCGACACCGACTGGACGAACGTCGTCAGTAGCGCGAAAGACCAGGACCCGGACCTACACTTCCACGGCGGCCACATCGGGAGCCACGTGAGCCTCCTGAACGCTGCAGACCAGTTGAACTACCAGCCGAACGGCTTCTTCTGTCACTACGGCGTGAACACGTCGAGTTTCAGAGAGGGGCTCGGCGACGGGGCCACGAACACGTTCGGGGCGACGGTGTGGCTCCCCAGCGTCGAGCGCGCCGGCGGTGTCCTGTTCGGCTCCGCGGCGGACTACGCCGAGGCGTCCCGGAACGAGTTCGACGCGGAGCCGGACTACACGCAGGCCGGGTCCAGTGCCGCGGGCATCGTCTACCAGCAGGCACTCGAGGAGTTGGGGGCGGCCCCGCCGCTCTCTGCCTCCGAGCAGAGCCAACTCGTGAGCATCATCGAGGACATCGAGGTCGAGACGTTCTACGGGGACGTCACGTTCGACAAAGAGGGCGAGTTCTACCACAACAACACGACAACGGACCCGCTGCCGATTCAGTTGCAGGACGACAACGAGGCAGTGGTCGTCGGGTCCTCGGCGTCGGCCTCGGACGCCAACTACCCAGTCAGTGAGTAACGATGGTCTCGACAGAACTCCTCGTCCAGTCAATCATAAATGGCCTGCTGCTCGGGGGCATCTACGTCACCGTCGGCGTGGGATTCGCGCTCGTGTTCGGCGTCTTGGAGATAATCGACTTCGCCGTCGGCGAGTACGTGATGCTCGGTGCCTTCACCGGTGCCATCGTGGCCCCGATACTCGGTGGTGAAGGGTTGTTCGTCGTCCCGATAGCGTTCGTCGTCTTCTTCCTCGTCGGCGTCGCCGTCCAGCCGTTCATCCACCACGTGACGACGGGAGACCGACCGATGCCGTTGCTGATGGGACTCGTGTTCACGTTCGGGCTTGCGACCTTCCTTCGCGGGTCGGTCCTGACGATTTTCGGCCCGAACACGCGAAACGTCCCGACGAAGGCACTGAGCGGCGGCATCGACGTGACGGGTATCGGCGTCTTCCCGGAAATACGGGTCGTCACCGCCATCGTCGGCGTGCTGTCGCTCGTCGCGTTCATGTACTACCTCTACCGGACCACCGGCGGGACGGCCATCCGGGCCATCGCCGAGGACCGGGACATCGCGGGGCTGATGGGCGTCAACATCAACCGGTACCAGTCCATCGCGTACGGCGTCTACGCCGGCCTGACGGCGACGGGCGGGGTCTTCATCGGCCTCATCTACGCCGCCGGCCCCGGCATGGGCCTGCAGTACACCGCGTTCGCGTTCTTCATGATCGTACTCGCCGGGCTGGGCTACCTACCCGGAATCATCGTCAGTGGCGTCGTCCTCGGGTTAGTACAGTCGCTGACGTCGATTTATCTCGGCGGGGACGTGGTGTTTTTCGCCCTGTTCGGGCTGATTTACCTGCTCCTGCTGGTCCGGCCCGAAGGACTCCTCGGCAAAGGGGAGGTGGCCTGACGTGAGTACCGAAAACGAGGCGACCGTTCGGGACCGCATCCAAGCCATCTTCGAGCGCGACGATGCCCCCTTCTGGCTGTTCGCCATCGCGGCACTCGTCCTGACGGTGCTCCCGTTCGCGCTCGACACGTTCTGGACGCGTATCGCTCTCGGCGCGTTGCTGTGGGTCGGCCTCGCCCAGTCGTGGAACATGATCGGCGGCTACGCCGGCTATCTGGACTTCGGTCACGGGGCGTACTTCGGCGTGGGCGCGTTCGTCACCGGCATCGCGATGACGGAACTCGGCGTCTCCTTCGTCGTGGGCCTGACCATCGCGGCCGCGTTCTGTGCCGTGCTCGCCTACGCCGTCGGCGTGCCGACGCTCCGCCTGTCGGGTGCGTACTTCGCCATCGCGACGTGGGCGTTCGCGGAGGCCATCAAGGAACTCGCACTCATCCTCGACATCACCGGCGGCAACTACGGGATGACGTTCCCCACGGGACCGGAGTCCACGGGCCTCCCGTTCGTCGGTGCCCCGAACGAGACGTTTTTCTACTACCTGATGTTGGTGCTGTCGCTCGGGACCATCGCGCTCGCCTACTGGCTCTTCGAGCGCAGCGAGTTCGGCTTCCGCGTGAAAGCGATTCGTGACCACGAGGACGCCGCCCAGTCGCTAGGCATCGACGCGACCCAAATCAAACGACGGGTGTACGTCCTCTCGTGTGTCATCGCCGCGCTGTTCGGCGGTGCCAACGCCTACTACATCACGTTCATCCACCCGAACGACGTGCTGGCACCCCTCATCACCGACCAGATGATAATCATGGCACTGCTGGGCGGACTCGGCACCATCGGCGGCCCCATCATCGGCGGCGTCATGATATTCCTGCTGAACCGCTTATCGTCGCTGTTCCTCGGGAGCTCGACGCTGTATCTGCCGCTCATCGGGTTGCTCATCATGGCCACCGTGCTGTTCGCGCCGAGCGGCGTCGTCGGCATTCTCCGAGGGGAAGTCGGCCGCGACGACGTCAAACGCAACCTGCGTGAACTCGGCGAGAAGTTCGACATCCTGTAACCATGTCCGAACCACTACTCCAGACCGACGGCCTCACGAAGCAGTTCGGCGCGCTGACCGCGAACGACGACATCACGTTGCGCGTCGACCGCGGCGAGATTCGTGGCATCATCGGCCCGAACGGCAGCGGCAAGACGACGTTTTTCAACTCGCTGACGGGTTTTTACACGCCCGACGGCGGGACCGTTACCTTCGATGGCACGGACATCACCGGCTGGGAACCGCACGAAATCGCCCGGCGCGGCGTCGGCCGGACGTTCCAAATCGCCGCACCGTTCGGGAACATGACCGTCCGGCAGAACATGCTGGCGGTCCAGACGCCGGACGACGTCGACGAACACGAGCGTGCACAGGAGATACTCGAGTTCCTCGAAATCGACCACATCGCCGACGACGGTGCCAGCGGGATGAGCGGCGGACAGAAGAAACTCCTCGGCCTCGGCCGCGTGCTGATGCTCGACCCGGAGATGATTCTGCTCGACGAACCGACGGCCGGCGTCAACCCGGCACTCGCGGACCGCATCCTCGACCACCTGCGGGAACTCAACGAGGACGGGACGACGTTCATGATAATCGAACACGACATGGACGTGTTGAAACAGATAGTCGACACCGTCTCGGTGCTGGACCAAGGGGAACACATCGTGCAGGGTACCTTCGACGAGGTCAGTACGGACACTCGCGTCCGCGAAGCGTACCTCGGGTCCGCCGACGAGGAGGAGGTGCCGATATGAGTTCGGACCGCCAGCAGACGACGCGGTCGGACCCCCCCGTCCTCCGCGCGGAGAGCATCGTCACGGGGTACGGTGACCACGAGGTCATCCACGGCGTCGACATTCAGTCCCACGAAGGCATCACCTGTCTGTTCGGCCCCAACGGCAGCGGGAAGTCCACGCTGCTGAAGACGCTGAACGGGTCCGTCCCCATCTGGGACGGCACGATTACCTACGGGGATACGGACCTGTCGGACGCCAAGCCGGACGAAATCGTCCGCGAGGGCATCGCCACAGTCCCCCAAGGTGGCGGCGTCTTCGGGACGCTCACCGTCGAGGAGAACCTGCAGGTCGGCGGCTTCACCGTCTCCGACAAGGACGCGTATCGGCGTCGGCGTGAGGAAGTCCTCGACGCCTTCCCGGCACTGGAAGACAAACTGGACGACCGGGCGTCGTCGCTGTCCGGCGGCCAGCAGATGATGGTGAGTCTCGGCCGAGCGATGATGACCGGCGCGGACACGTTCCTGCTCGACGAACCCAGTGCCGGCCTCTCGCCCGCGCTGGTCGAGGACGCCTTCGAACTCGTCGAGCGTCTCGTCACGCGCGGTGCGCGCATCATTCTCATCGAGCAGAACGTCACGGCCGCGCTCCGTCTGGCCGACCACGTCAACATCCTCGTCGCGGGGGAACTCGCCTTCGACGGGTCACCGGACGAACTCTCCGACGAGAACGAACTGATGGAAGTGTACCTCGGACTCTAGCGCGACTCCCGAGCCACCCACCGTCCCGACGACTCATCCAAACACCACGAGACGACCCAGAGCACCAGGCCAGCCACGAGGACACCGAGCGTGTTGGCCGCCGCGTCGAGTCTGTCGAACGTTCGGAACGGCAGGGCCGACTGGACGAGTTCGATGCCGAGACCGTACACGCTCGCGACGACGGCCACCACCACCAGCAACCGGAACGTGGTCGCCCACAGCGCGTAAGCGAGGAGGACGGTCAGAACCGCGTACGCAATCGCGTGAACCCACTTGTCCGCACCGACGAGTCCGAGCGGCCCGACCGCTGGTTGCCCACCCGACGGCGGGTTCACGACGGACGCGGCGAACACGATACCGGCGTACACGATAGCCGGGACTGTCCGACCGGGCCATTCCCTGAGCGAGTGCCGAATCGACTGCACGTCCGTCCCTCGACAGCAGAGGCTGAAGACTGCTCGGGTTCGCCGGGCCGTCACCGTGGCGTCGATGCGGGCCGCCGGTGGTGTCCCGTTTGCGACCAGTTCGCATGGACGTAGCGTAAACAGTACTAGTTACAACTCGCGAGCAACCAATAATCCGTTGTAGCCCCTAGTAAAGTACGGTACGTTAATTCATGACAAACCTCGGTGGATTCCACGACAACGTGGCACGGGTAGACCTCGGCTCGGGCGACGTGAACTACGAGAGCATCGACGACGAGGACGCGAAGAAGTACATCGGGGCGCGGGGCCTCGGTGTCAAGTACGTCTTCGACCAAGGCCCGGACGTGGACCCGCTGGGCGAGGACAACCTGCTCGCGTTCATGAACGGGCCGCTCACGGGTACACAGACCACGATGAGCGGCCGTATCGCCGTCTGCACGAAGTCACCGCTGACGGGGACGGTCACCGACTCCCACCACGGCGGGTGGTCGGGGGCACGGCTGAAGTGGGCCGGGTTCGACGGCCTGCTGTTCGAGGGGCGGGCCGACGAGCCAGTGTACGCCTTCGTCGAGGACGGCGAAGTCGAACTCCGGGACGCCTCACACCTCTGGGGGTCGGGCGTCCACGAGACGCGGGACACGCTGGAGGAGGAACTGGAAGGGGCCTACGGCAAGAACCTCTCGATGATGGCCATCGGGCAGGGCGGGGAGAACGAAGTCAAGTACGCCTGCATCGTCAACGAGGACGACCGAGCCTCGGGCCGGGGCGGCACTGGCTGTGTGATGGGCAACAAGAATCTCAAAGCCGTCGTCGTCAAGTCCACGACGAAGATGCCCCAGCCGGCGGACAAGGAGACGTTCATGGAGGGGCACAAGCAGGCCATGCAACTCATTCAGGAGTCGGAGGTGACGGCACCGAACGAGGGCGGCCTCTCGATGTACGGGACGAACGTCCTGATGAACGCGACCGAGGAGATGGACGGCCTGCCGACGAAGAACGGCCAGTACTCCTCGACGCGGGCCATGTCCGACGCCGAAGGCGACGGCGAGCGAATCATCGACGCCGAGAAAGTCAGCGGCGAGAACGTCCGCGAGAACATCCTCGTGGACGAACCCACCTGTCACTCTTGCCCGGTCGCCTGCAAGAAGGAAGTCGAGGTGACGGCGATGCACAAGGGCGAGGAGATGAACGTGCGGATGGAGTCCTACGAGTACGAATCCGCGTGGGCACTCGGTCCCAACTCCGGCCATCACGACCGGGACCGCATCGCCGTGATGCTCGACAAGTGCAACGACCTCGGCATCGACACCATCGACACGGGCAACACCATCGCGATGGCGATGGAGATGACCGAGGAGGGGAAATTCGACGAGTTGGGCGACGTCTCCGAGTCGGGAGACTCGGAGGCTCGGGAGACAGCGTCTCCCGGCGGCATCGACTGGGGCGACTCCGACGAGATGATAGACCTCATCGAGAAAATCGGCCACCGCGAGACCGAGCTCGCGGACCACCTCGCGGAGGGACCGACCCACCTCGGCGACGCGTTCGACGCCCACGACAACTCACTCGCGGTGAAGGGGCAATCGATGGCGGCCTACGACCCCCGGTGCATGAAGGGGATGGCCATCGGCTACGCCACCTCGAACCGCGGGGCCTGTCACCTGCGCGGGTACACCCCCGCCGCCGAGATTCTCGGCATCCCCGAGAAAGTCGACCCCTACGAACCGGCGGGTAAAGGCGAGTTGTGTGCTACCTTCCAGAACCTCCACGCCATCAGCGACAGCTTCGACATCTGCAAGTTCAACGCCTTCGCGGAGGGCATCGAGGAGTACGTCCTCCAGTACAACGGCATGACCGGACTGGACGTGACCGAGGAGGAACTCATCGAGGCCGGCGAGCGCGTCTACAACCTCGAACGCTACTACAACAACCTGTGTGGCTTCGACGGCGCAGACGACGACTTGCCCGACCGCTTCGTGGAAGGGTCCGAGAACGCAATCCCCGCACAGGGCGCGAGCGAGGGCGAACTCGCCGAACTCGACCAGATGAAAGACGAGTACTACGAGGTTCGGGGCTGGGTCGACGGCGTCGTCCCCGACGAGAAACTCGACGCACTCGACATCGACGTCGGTCCCGGCACCGGCGTCTCCAGCGAGGGCGGCGCGGCCGCCCCGAGCGACGACTAGGGATTCGCCTCGGTCACGACGCTCGTGCGTTGTGTCTCGGGGTCGACGTAGACGAGGAGTGACCCGTCGTCGGTGGTCGCCTCCGCGACCCAGACGTGTTGCTGTTGTTCGATGCCCGTTACCGTGGCGTCGATGCCGCGGTTCGCCAGTTCCTCTTCGGCCAGTTCCGTCGCGTGGTCTTCGTCCTCGACGGTAACGTTCGTCTCGGGGAGGCGAACCGTCATCACCGGACAGGACGCGCGGCGGACGAGTCGTTCGGCGACGCTGCCGATGAGGCGGCGCTCGATGCCCGACCGGCCGTGTGTCCCCGCGACGACAAGGTCCGCGTCTATCTCGTCGGCGTAGTCGAGAATCGTCGTCGCCGGGTCCCCTTCCAGTACCTCTGCCGCCACGTCGACACCGTGAGCCTGCACCATCCGCTCTACCTTCTCGACGGCGCGTTGGCCGTACTCGCGGAGTTCGGGTTCGGTTATCTTCATGCTCTGTAGCAGCGACCCAACGTCCTCGTCGACGACGTAGACGACGTGTACCGTCGCGTCGTACTGCTCGGCGAGGTCGATGGCCTGCATGGCGATGTGCGCGCTCCCGGTACTCCCGTCAGTGGGTACAAGTATTCGGTCGTACATGTTCGGAACTCCGCCGGGGAGACCTAAATACCGGCCACCCGATTCCCGGCGTCTGAGAACACGCGTCGGGAACGCTCTTTTTAGTTGC
This genomic window contains:
- a CDS encoding branched-chain amino acid ABC transporter permease; this translates as MVSTELLVQSIINGLLLGGIYVTVGVGFALVFGVLEIIDFAVGEYVMLGAFTGAIVAPILGGEGLFVVPIAFVVFFLVGVAVQPFIHHVTTGDRPMPLLMGLVFTFGLATFLRGSVLTIFGPNTRNVPTKALSGGIDVTGIGVFPEIRVVTAIVGVLSLVAFMYYLYRTTGGTAIRAIAEDRDIAGLMGVNINRYQSIAYGVYAGLTATGGVFIGLIYAAGPGMGLQYTAFAFFMIVLAGLGYLPGIIVSGVVLGLVQSLTSIYLGGDVVFFALFGLIYLLLLVRPEGLLGKGEVA
- a CDS encoding VanZ family protein yields the protein MQSIRHSLREWPGRTVPAIVYAGIVFAASVVNPPSGGQPAVGPLGLVGADKWVHAIAYAVLTVLLAYALWATTFRLLVVVAVVASVYGLGIELVQSALPFRTFDRLDAAANTLGVLVAGLVLWVVSWCLDESSGRWVARESR
- a CDS encoding amino acid ABC transporter substrate-binding protein, with protein sequence MRDNIKNTIDRRNFVKAAGLTSTLGVAGVSGCLGGGESDQGRDTFKFGAVTSLSGDLRFGGEVTRRGYDLWKKTVNDNGGIEIDGSSYEVELTYADAQSDPSTGADAASQMINNEGVDAVLGPYSSNVTLAVAPIMEKNQTPHITGSAESPRIWGEQYNHTFGTVPAVTQIARQTADEILSLDPAAESVYVSGVNGPFSEATASAMRAAAEDRNVEVLDYSLNPSDTDWTNVVSSAKDQDPDLHFHGGHIGSHVSLLNAADQLNYQPNGFFCHYGVNTSSFREGLGDGATNTFGATVWLPSVERAGGVLFGSAADYAEASRNEFDAEPDYTQAGSSAAGIVYQQALEELGAAPPLSASEQSQLVSIIEDIEVETFYGDVTFDKEGEFYHNNTTTDPLPIQLQDDNEAVVVGSSASASDANYPVSE
- a CDS encoding ABC transporter ATP-binding protein, with the protein product MSSDRQQTTRSDPPVLRAESIVTGYGDHEVIHGVDIQSHEGITCLFGPNGSGKSTLLKTLNGSVPIWDGTITYGDTDLSDAKPDEIVREGIATVPQGGGVFGTLTVEENLQVGGFTVSDKDAYRRRREEVLDAFPALEDKLDDRASSLSGGQQMMVSLGRAMMTGADTFLLDEPSAGLSPALVEDAFELVERLVTRGARIILIEQNVTAALRLADHVNILVAGELAFDGSPDELSDENELMEVYLGL
- a CDS encoding aldehyde ferredoxin oxidoreductase family protein; translated protein: MTNLGGFHDNVARVDLGSGDVNYESIDDEDAKKYIGARGLGVKYVFDQGPDVDPLGEDNLLAFMNGPLTGTQTTMSGRIAVCTKSPLTGTVTDSHHGGWSGARLKWAGFDGLLFEGRADEPVYAFVEDGEVELRDASHLWGSGVHETRDTLEEELEGAYGKNLSMMAIGQGGENEVKYACIVNEDDRASGRGGTGCVMGNKNLKAVVVKSTTKMPQPADKETFMEGHKQAMQLIQESEVTAPNEGGLSMYGTNVLMNATEEMDGLPTKNGQYSSTRAMSDAEGDGERIIDAEKVSGENVRENILVDEPTCHSCPVACKKEVEVTAMHKGEEMNVRMESYEYESAWALGPNSGHHDRDRIAVMLDKCNDLGIDTIDTGNTIAMAMEMTEEGKFDELGDVSESGDSEARETASPGGIDWGDSDEMIDLIEKIGHRETELADHLAEGPTHLGDAFDAHDNSLAVKGQSMAAYDPRCMKGMAIGYATSNRGACHLRGYTPAAEILGIPEKVDPYEPAGKGELCATFQNLHAISDSFDICKFNAFAEGIEEYVLQYNGMTGLDVTEEELIEAGERVYNLERYYNNLCGFDGADDDLPDRFVEGSENAIPAQGASEGELAELDQMKDEYYEVRGWVDGVVPDEKLDALDIDVGPGTGVSSEGGAAAPSDD
- a CDS encoding branched-chain amino acid ABC transporter permease gives rise to the protein MSTENEATVRDRIQAIFERDDAPFWLFAIAALVLTVLPFALDTFWTRIALGALLWVGLAQSWNMIGGYAGYLDFGHGAYFGVGAFVTGIAMTELGVSFVVGLTIAAAFCAVLAYAVGVPTLRLSGAYFAIATWAFAEAIKELALILDITGGNYGMTFPTGPESTGLPFVGAPNETFFYYLMLVLSLGTIALAYWLFERSEFGFRVKAIRDHEDAAQSLGIDATQIKRRVYVLSCVIAALFGGANAYYITFIHPNDVLAPLITDQMIIMALLGGLGTIGGPIIGGVMIFLLNRLSSLFLGSSTLYLPLIGLLIMATVLFAPSGVVGILRGEVGRDDVKRNLRELGEKFDIL
- a CDS encoding universal stress protein, with amino-acid sequence MYDRILVPTDGSTGSAHIAMQAIDLAEQYDATVHVVYVVDEDVGSLLQSMKITEPELREYGQRAVEKVERMVQAHGVDVAAEVLEGDPATTILDYADEIDADLVVAGTHGRSGIERRLIGSVAERLVRRASCPVMTVRLPETNVTVEDEDHATELAEEELANRGIDATVTGIEQQQHVWVAEATTDDGSLLVYVDPETQRTSVVTEANP
- a CDS encoding ABC transporter ATP-binding protein, with the translated sequence MSEPLLQTDGLTKQFGALTANDDITLRVDRGEIRGIIGPNGSGKTTFFNSLTGFYTPDGGTVTFDGTDITGWEPHEIARRGVGRTFQIAAPFGNMTVRQNMLAVQTPDDVDEHERAQEILEFLEIDHIADDGASGMSGGQKKLLGLGRVLMLDPEMILLDEPTAGVNPALADRILDHLRELNEDGTTFMIIEHDMDVLKQIVDTVSVLDQGEHIVQGTFDEVSTDTRVREAYLGSADEEEVPI
- a CDS encoding IS6 family transposase: MPKTDRLNGCLDQIELEFVEREATPQLLMKLSIQLHLAGLSLSNTVSFLDVFGVQRARSTVHNWVHKADLQPQDGRQPDHVAVDETVIQLDDERYWLYAAVDPDTNELLHTKLEPVRTNAFAHAFFAELREKHAVDDAVFLVDGAAPLKDACQRHGLDFRYERHGNRNSVERVFREVKRRTSSFSNCFSNAERDTADDWLQSFAFAWNQLI